The Leishmania infantum JPCM5 WGS CACT00000000 data, contig 17, whole genome shotgun sequence genome has a window encoding:
- a CDS encoding pyruvate kinase, with protein sequence MLRVRSLSCSKLAHNLTLSIFEPVANHRATRIVCTIGPSTQSVEALKGLIQSGMSVARMNFSHGSHEYHRTTINNVRQAAAELGVNIAIALDTKGPEIRTGQFVGGEAVMERGATCYVTTDPAFADKGTKDKFYIDYQNLSKVVRPGSYIYIDDGILILHVQSHEDEQTLKCTVTNAHTISDRRGVNLPGCDVDLPAVSAKDCADLQFGVEQGVDMIFASFIRSAEQVGEVREALGAKGRDIMIICKIENHQGVQNIDSIIEESDGIMVARGDLGVEIPAEKVVVAQKILISKCNVAGKPVICATQMLESMTYNPRPTRAEVSDVANAVFNGADCVMLSGETAKGKYPNEVVQYMARICLEAQSAVNEYVFFNSIKKLQPIPMSAEEAVCSSAVNSVYETKAKVMVVLSNTGRSARLVAKYRPNCPIVCVTTRLQTCRQLNITQGVESVFFDAEKLGHDEGKEQRVAMGVGFATSKGYVQTGDYCVVIHADHKVKGYANQTRILLVE encoded by the coding sequence GTTCGAAGTTGGCTCACAACCTGACGCTCTCGATCTTCGAGCCGGTTGCGAACCACCGGGCGACCCGGATCGTGTGCACTATCGGCCCCAGCACGCAGagcgtggaggcgctgaaggGACTGATTCAGAGCGGCATGTCTGTTGCGCGCATGAACTTCTCGCATGGGTCACACGAGTACCACCGGACGACGATCAACAATGTGCGCcaggccgccgcggagctcGGTGTGAATATCGCGATCGCGCTGGACACAAAGGGGCCCGAGATTCGGACGGGACAGTTCGTTGGTGGCGAGGCCGTGATGGAGCGAGGCGCGACATGCTACGTGACGACAGACCCTGCGTTTGCTGACAAGGGCACCAAGGACAAGTTCTACATCGACTACCAGAACCTGTCGAAGGTGGTGCGCCCTGGCAGCTACATCTACATCGACGACGGCATCCTGATCCTGCACGTGCAGAGCCACGAGGACGAGCAGACGCTGAAGTGCACGGTGACTAACGCGCACACGATCTCTGACCGACGCGGTGTGAACCTGCCGGGGTGCGACGTGGACCTGCCGGCTGTGTCGGCGAAGGACTGCGCGGACCTGCAGTTTGGCGTGGAGCAGGGCGTGGACATGATCTTCGCGTCGTTCATCCGGAGCGCGGAGCAGGTGGGCGAGGTGCGGGAGGCGCTTGGCGCGAAGGGACGTGACATCATGATCATCTGCAAGATCGAGAACCACCAGGGCGTGCAGAACATCGACTCTATCATTGAGGAGAGCGACGGCATCATGGTTGCGCGCGGCGACCTCGGTGTTGAGATCCCAGCGGAGAAGGTGGTGGTTGCGCAGAAGATCCTGATCAGCAAGTGCAACGTTGCCGGCAAGCCGGTCATCTGCGCGACGCAGATGCTGGAGAGCATGACGTACAACCCCCGCCCGACGCGCGCTGAGGTATCGGATGTCGCTAACGCTGTCTTCAACGGTGCGGATTGCGTGATGCTGTCTGGTGAGACGGCGAAGGGCAAGTATCCGAATGAGGTGGTTCAGTACATGGCGCGCATCTGCCTAGAGGCGCAGAGCGCCGTTAACGAATACGTCTTCTTCAACAGCATCAAAAAACTGCAGCCCATCCCGATGAGTGCTGAGGAGGCTGTTTGCAGCAGTGCCGTGAACTCTGTGTATGAGACCAAGGCCAAGGTAATGGTGGTGCTGAGCAACACCGGCCGCAGCGCTCGACTAGTGGCGAAGTACCGTCCGAACTGCCcgattgtgtgtgtgacgaCGCGTCTGCAGACGTGCCGCCAGCTGAACATCACACAAGGCGTGGAGAGTGTTTTCTTTGATGCAGAAAAGCTCGGCCACGATGAGGGCAAGGAGCAGCGCGTGGCCATGGGTGTTGGATTCGCCACGTCGAAGGGCTATGTGCAGACTGGTGACTACTGCGTTGTGATTCACGCTGATCACAAGGTCAAGGGCTACGCCAACCAGACGCGCATTCTTCTCGTCGAGTAA